One Natrinema marinum genomic window carries:
- a CDS encoding lipoate--protein ligase family protein translates to MTTLADREWRLIRDEPRDGATQMALEEVAARTALEDDVRTVRTYPWEPSTLSLGYRQDADTVDWAFCEREGIDVTRRQTGGGGIYHDRYADISYTIVAPADEVPGDLMDCYELFCEPILAAFDRMGVDADFATAERDAIYRPSCYLRDINPAHDIVAPAGAGTQAKKISGNAQYRQRDVVIQHGSISYALEPRKHVGVFDADLSESTFTDRVTSIRDEAGIDRETAVDAISGALRDWCDAAEATWRTDELEAARDLAARKFASDAWVRERDVLEADDQ, encoded by the coding sequence ATGACCACGCTGGCCGACCGGGAGTGGCGGCTGATTCGAGACGAACCCCGCGACGGGGCGACCCAGATGGCGCTCGAGGAGGTCGCCGCGCGAACGGCGCTCGAGGACGATGTCCGAACCGTCAGAACCTATCCGTGGGAGCCGAGCACGCTCTCGCTGGGGTATCGACAGGACGCCGACACGGTCGACTGGGCGTTTTGCGAGCGAGAGGGAATCGATGTCACGCGCCGCCAGACCGGCGGCGGCGGCATCTATCACGACCGCTATGCGGACATCTCCTATACGATCGTCGCTCCGGCCGACGAGGTCCCCGGCGATCTGATGGATTGTTACGAACTGTTCTGCGAGCCGATCCTCGCGGCGTTCGATCGGATGGGCGTCGACGCCGATTTCGCGACGGCCGAACGAGACGCGATCTACCGGCCGTCGTGCTACCTGCGCGATATCAACCCGGCACACGACATCGTCGCGCCAGCGGGGGCGGGCACGCAGGCGAAGAAGATCAGCGGGAACGCCCAGTACCGCCAGCGCGATGTCGTCATCCAGCACGGCTCGATCAGCTACGCGCTCGAGCCCCGGAAACACGTGGGCGTCTTCGACGCTGACCTCTCGGAGTCGACGTTCACCGACCGCGTGACCAGCATCCGCGACGAGGCGGGAATCGACCGCGAGACGGCCGTCGACGCGATTTCGGGAGCGCTTCGCGACTGGTGTGACGCCGCGGAAGCGACGTGGCGGACGGACGAACTCGAGGCCGCCCGCGATCTCGCCGCGCGGAAGTTCGCCAGTGACGCGTGGGTCCGGGAGCGAGACGTGCTCGAGGCGGACGATCAGTGA
- the glmS gene encoding methylaspartate mutase subunit S yields the protein MTKTVILGVIGSDAHVVGITILEQALEAAGFDVVNLGVQSSQEEFVEAASANDAEAVLVSSLYGHAKQDCEGFHQRIAAADLDVTTYIGGNLAVGQDDFEETRSFFRKMGFDRVFDSETDPEEAIEALKADLDMRSTEQESQTVSA from the coding sequence ATGACGAAGACAGTCATCCTCGGCGTGATCGGGTCGGACGCCCACGTCGTTGGGATCACCATCCTGGAACAGGCGCTGGAGGCAGCCGGATTCGACGTCGTCAACCTGGGGGTTCAGAGCTCTCAGGAGGAGTTCGTTGAAGCCGCGTCCGCCAACGACGCCGAGGCTGTACTCGTCTCGTCGCTCTACGGCCACGCCAAGCAGGACTGCGAGGGCTTCCACCAGCGGATCGCGGCGGCCGACCTCGATGTCACCACCTACATCGGCGGCAACCTCGCGGTCGGACAGGACGACTTCGAGGAAACTCGATCGTTCTTCCGGAAGATGGGCTTCGACCGGGTTTTCGACTCCGAGACCGATCCGGAGGAGGCCATCGAGGCCCTGAAGGCCGATCTGGACATGCGCTCGACCGAACAGGAGAGCCAGACCGTCTCGGCGTAA
- a CDS encoding serine/threonine-protein kinase RIO2 has product MVRNVAGLLPELETEDFYLLSGVEQGMRFSEWVQREKLPKFADLSEEEVDYRLERCLKRGLVEKKTIQYEGYTLQFEGYDTLALRAFVEQDTISEFGSPLGVGKESDVYEVKSYKPLALKYHREGYTNFREVHKERDYTSDNDHVSWMYTARKAAEREHGILEELYPDVSVPQPIGQNRHAIVMEKMDGVELSRTRLEDDQVLGVLDLLISELSRAYAKGYVHADMSEYNVFVDEAGVKIFDWPQAVPTDHENADEFLRRDLTNIVGYFRRKYPQHVPDDLSSDELAVAIADDSFETVADFV; this is encoded by the coding sequence ATGGTGCGAAACGTCGCCGGATTGCTTCCGGAACTCGAGACGGAAGACTTCTATCTCCTCTCGGGGGTCGAACAGGGGATGCGCTTCTCCGAGTGGGTCCAACGCGAGAAGCTCCCGAAGTTCGCGGATCTGTCCGAAGAAGAGGTCGACTACCGCCTCGAGCGCTGTCTCAAGCGCGGACTGGTCGAGAAAAAGACGATCCAGTACGAGGGCTATACCCTCCAGTTCGAGGGGTACGACACGCTGGCGCTGCGAGCCTTCGTCGAACAGGACACGATCTCGGAGTTCGGCTCGCCGCTTGGCGTCGGCAAGGAAAGCGACGTCTACGAGGTCAAGTCCTACAAACCGCTGGCGCTGAAATATCACCGCGAGGGGTATACGAACTTCCGGGAAGTCCACAAGGAACGCGATTACACGTCCGACAACGACCACGTCTCCTGGATGTACACCGCCCGGAAGGCCGCCGAACGCGAACACGGCATCCTCGAGGAGCTCTATCCCGACGTGTCGGTCCCCCAGCCGATCGGCCAGAACCGCCACGCCATCGTCATGGAGAAGATGGACGGCGTCGAACTCTCGCGGACCCGGCTCGAGGACGACCAGGTGCTGGGCGTCCTCGACCTGCTGATCTCGGAACTCTCGCGCGCGTACGCGAAAGGGTACGTCCACGCGGACATGAGCGAGTACAACGTCTTCGTCGACGAGGCGGGCGTGAAGATTTTCGACTGGCCCCAGGCGGTTCCGACCGACCACGAGAACGCCGATGAGTTCCTCCGGCGCGACCTGACGAACATCGTGGGCTACTTCCGCCGTAAGTACCCCCAGCACGTCCCCGACGACCTTTCGAGCGACGAACTGGCGGTGGCGATCGCTGACGATTCGTTCGAGACGGTCGCGGACTTCGTCTGA
- a CDS encoding phosphoribosyltransferase family protein, whose protein sequence is MNRAEKAALQLRAVDVLRMLKETRTYDELAETTGLPAGDLNRYVNGHVLPGTDRAREVVEDLGREALAAELDARISVDDEGYVDNSATVFDQPFLDLAAPVVANGFDFDRPDVVLTAATDGITLAAALASYYGVRCAYAKKRKETAVEEFIEARQRLQSGIELTYYLPASAIGPGESVLVVDDLIRSGETQELLLDIAHTADADVVGVFALIAAGEDGIDRARERTDAPVGALTSV, encoded by the coding sequence ATGAACAGAGCCGAGAAAGCAGCCCTCCAGCTGCGGGCCGTCGACGTGTTGCGGATGTTGAAGGAGACGCGGACCTACGACGAACTCGCGGAGACGACGGGGCTCCCGGCGGGCGATCTCAACCGGTACGTCAACGGACACGTCCTCCCGGGAACCGACCGCGCGCGCGAGGTCGTCGAGGACCTCGGCCGGGAGGCGCTGGCCGCGGAACTCGACGCGCGGATCAGCGTCGACGACGAGGGATACGTCGACAACAGCGCGACCGTCTTCGACCAGCCGTTTCTCGATCTCGCAGCGCCGGTCGTGGCCAACGGCTTCGATTTCGACCGCCCGGATGTCGTCCTCACGGCCGCGACCGACGGGATCACGCTCGCGGCCGCGCTCGCGAGCTACTACGGCGTCCGCTGTGCCTACGCGAAAAAACGCAAGGAGACCGCCGTCGAGGAGTTCATCGAGGCTCGCCAGCGACTCCAGTCGGGGATCGAACTCACCTACTACCTCCCCGCGTCGGCCATCGGTCCCGGCGAATCGGTGCTGGTCGTCGACGATCTCATCCGATCCGGCGAGACCCAGGAACTCCTGTTAGACATCGCTCACACCGCCGACGCCGACGTCGTCGGCGTCTTCGCGCTCATCGCAGCCGGCGAGGACGGAATCGACCGCGCGCGCGAGCGAACCGACGCGCCAGTCGGCGCGCTCACGAGCGTTTGA
- a CDS encoding 50S ribosomal protein L15e yields the protein MAKSFYSHIKDAWKDPDDGKLGELQWQRKQEWRKQGAIERIDRPTRLDKARELGYKAKQGIVVTRVSVRKGTARKQRHKAGRRSKRQGVNRIGRRKNIQRIGEERVSRKYPNLRVLNSYWVGEDGSQKWFEVILVDPNHPAIENDDDLNWICDDAHQNRAFRGLTNAGKANRGLNNRGKGAEKVRPSNTGGQGRAK from the coding sequence ATGGCAAAGAGCTTCTATTCCCACATCAAGGACGCATGGAAAGACCCCGACGACGGAAAGCTCGGGGAGCTGCAGTGGCAGCGCAAGCAGGAGTGGCGCAAGCAGGGCGCGATCGAGCGGATCGACCGCCCGACGCGACTCGACAAAGCGCGCGAACTCGGCTACAAGGCCAAGCAGGGCATCGTCGTGACTCGGGTCTCGGTCCGGAAAGGGACCGCCCGAAAGCAGCGACACAAAGCCGGTCGGCGCTCGAAGCGCCAGGGCGTCAACCGCATCGGACGGCGCAAGAATATCCAGCGCATCGGTGAGGAGCGCGTCTCCCGTAAGTACCCCAACCTGCGCGTGCTCAACAGCTACTGGGTCGGGGAAGACGGCTCGCAGAAGTGGTTCGAAGTGATCCTCGTCGATCCGAACCACCCCGCGATCGAGAACGACGACGATCTGAACTGGATCTGTGACGACGCCCACCAGAACCGCGCGTTCCGCGGGCTCACCAACGCCGGCAAGGCAAACCGCGGCCTCAACAACCGCGGCAAGGGCGCCGAGAAGGTCCGCCCGTCCAACACCGGCGGCCAGGGCCGCGCGAAGTAA
- a CDS encoding sodium:calcium antiporter: MVLGGFLPDTPLVNVLVIVAATGFIWLGSGWLEESAEHLSSYYGLPAVVQGSIVVAVGSSFPELSSVVFTALEGTFDMGVGAVVGSAIFNILVIPALSGLVTDGDLDTNRTIVYKEAQFYMIAVSALVVTLALAVIYVPVPGGPELAGQLTRPLAMIPLLLYGLYLFIQWQDVSDYEGKNETDGIDIGREWGRLAGGLVVILLAVEQLVGSVESLGHTFGIPEFLAGVTIIAAATSLPDTLVSVRSAQTGKGITSIGNVLGSNTFDLLVAIPIGVLIVGSVPVDFAVAVPMLGVLTLATVLLFSFLRTDLSVTTLESYVLLAAYGLFVAWVIAETIGATHLIKGA; the protein is encoded by the coding sequence ATGGTCCTCGGAGGCTTCCTTCCGGACACGCCCCTCGTCAACGTGCTCGTCATCGTCGCAGCGACGGGCTTCATCTGGCTCGGCAGCGGCTGGCTCGAGGAATCGGCGGAACACCTCTCGTCGTACTACGGGCTGCCGGCGGTCGTCCAGGGGTCGATCGTCGTCGCCGTCGGCTCGAGCTTTCCGGAACTCTCCAGCGTCGTGTTCACGGCGCTCGAGGGGACGTTCGACATGGGCGTCGGCGCAGTCGTCGGCTCCGCGATCTTCAACATCCTCGTGATCCCGGCGCTGTCCGGACTGGTGACGGACGGCGATTTGGATACGAACCGCACCATCGTGTATAAAGAGGCGCAGTTCTACATGATCGCCGTCTCCGCGCTGGTCGTCACCCTCGCGCTGGCCGTCATCTACGTCCCCGTCCCCGGCGGCCCGGAGCTCGCCGGTCAGTTGACGCGCCCCCTGGCGATGATACCGCTGCTCCTGTACGGGCTCTATCTCTTCATCCAGTGGCAAGACGTCAGCGACTACGAGGGGAAGAACGAAACCGACGGGATCGACATCGGCCGCGAGTGGGGGAGACTCGCGGGCGGACTCGTCGTGATCCTGCTGGCCGTCGAACAGCTCGTCGGCAGCGTCGAATCGCTCGGCCACACCTTCGGCATCCCCGAGTTCCTCGCCGGCGTCACCATCATCGCGGCGGCGACGAGCCTGCCCGACACGCTGGTGAGCGTGCGGTCGGCCCAGACCGGCAAGGGAATTACGAGCATCGGGAACGTCCTCGGATCGAACACGTTCGACCTCCTGGTGGCGATTCCGATCGGCGTGCTCATCGTCGGGAGCGTTCCCGTGGACTTCGCCGTCGCCGTCCCGATGCTCGGCGTGCTCACGCTCGCGACCGTCCTCCTGTTCTCGTTTCTGCGCACCGACCTCTCGGTCACCACACTCGAGTCGTACGTGCTCCTCGCCGCCTACGGGCTGTTCGTCGCGTGGGTGATCGCCGAAACCATCGGCGCGACCCATCTCATCAAGGGCGCCTGA
- a CDS encoding class I SAM-dependent methyltransferase, which produces MREFSESYLERTREGMWADSRAALEPLALDARDRILDVGCGTGELSRVLAAESPGEVIGCDADPDLLSAAAEHVPVVAGDALRLPFSDDAVDLVVCQALLINLPDPAAAVAEFARVSTDLVAAVEPDNAAVEIDSSVDAEGDLERRARRAYLDGVNTDVALGADARTAFETAGLEVLATRRYDHVRTVEPPYSEGELTAARRKATGDGLADDRETMLAGDLSEGEYDALRGSWREMGRDVIEQMRDREYRREEVVPFHVTVGRISES; this is translated from the coding sequence GTGCGCGAGTTCTCGGAATCCTACCTCGAGCGGACCCGCGAGGGGATGTGGGCCGACTCTCGGGCGGCCCTCGAGCCGCTGGCCCTCGACGCTCGCGACCGGATTCTCGACGTTGGCTGTGGGACCGGCGAGTTGAGTCGAGTCCTGGCCGCGGAGTCGCCGGGCGAAGTGATCGGCTGCGATGCCGATCCCGACCTGCTTTCGGCCGCCGCCGAGCACGTCCCCGTCGTCGCGGGCGACGCCCTCCGACTGCCGTTTTCCGACGACGCAGTCGATCTCGTCGTCTGTCAGGCCTTGCTGATTAACCTCCCCGACCCCGCGGCCGCCGTCGCCGAGTTCGCCCGTGTCTCGACGGACCTCGTCGCGGCCGTCGAACCCGACAATGCCGCCGTCGAAATCGACTCGAGCGTCGACGCGGAAGGCGACCTCGAGCGCCGGGCGCGGCGGGCGTATCTCGACGGCGTGAATACCGACGTGGCGCTGGGTGCCGACGCCCGCACGGCGTTCGAGACGGCGGGGCTCGAGGTGCTGGCGACCCGCCGGTACGATCACGTTCGAACGGTCGAACCGCCGTACAGCGAAGGGGAACTGACCGCTGCCCGCCGAAAGGCAACCGGCGACGGGCTGGCCGACGATCGGGAGACGATGCTCGCGGGCGACTTGTCCGAGGGCGAGTACGACGCCCTCCGTGGCTCGTGGCGCGAGATGGGGCGGGACGTGATCGAGCAGATGCGCGACCGCGAGTACCGCCGCGAGGAGGTCGTCCCGTTTCACGTGACCGTCGGCCGGATTTCGGAGTCGTAG
- a CDS encoding deoxyribonuclease IV: MKVGAHVSISGSRVSSDEETPPYDDIRNAVHRQRAFGGNCGQIFTTSPQVWAQPEIGGEAAEGFRDATDEELEGPWVIHSAYLVNLCTPKEDLRRKSMESMQAELDAADRLGVPYVNVHLGAHTGAGVEGGLDNAAGVIDDLEVPEDVQILIESDAGSGTKLGGEFDHLAGIIDRTETDIGICIDTAHTLVAGNDLTTPEAVDETVGRFDDVVGLEYLEYIHLNDSKHDVGTHKDEHAHIGEGYIGEDGMRAIVNHPDLRDLPFALETPTEDGRGFAWNIEKVRELRDDE; encoded by the coding sequence ATGAAGGTTGGCGCACACGTTTCGATCTCCGGCTCGCGCGTCTCCTCGGACGAGGAGACGCCGCCGTACGACGACATCCGCAACGCGGTCCACCGCCAGCGCGCCTTCGGCGGCAACTGCGGGCAGATATTCACGACCTCGCCGCAGGTCTGGGCCCAGCCCGAAATCGGCGGCGAGGCCGCCGAGGGCTTTCGAGACGCGACCGACGAGGAACTCGAGGGGCCGTGGGTGATCCACTCGGCGTACCTCGTGAACCTCTGTACTCCCAAGGAGGACCTCCGGCGGAAATCGATGGAGAGCATGCAGGCCGAACTCGACGCCGCCGACCGCCTCGGCGTCCCGTACGTCAACGTCCACCTCGGGGCCCACACTGGCGCGGGCGTCGAAGGCGGACTGGACAACGCCGCGGGCGTCATCGACGACCTCGAGGTGCCCGAGGACGTCCAGATCCTCATCGAATCCGACGCGGGCAGCGGAACGAAACTCGGCGGCGAGTTCGACCACCTCGCGGGGATCATCGACCGCACCGAAACGGATATCGGCATCTGCATCGACACCGCCCACACGCTCGTCGCGGGCAACGACCTGACGACGCCCGAAGCCGTCGACGAGACGGTCGGTCGGTTCGACGACGTGGTGGGCCTCGAGTACCTCGAGTACATCCACCTCAACGACTCGAAACACGACGTGGGTACCCACAAGGACGAGCACGCCCACATCGGCGAGGGCTACATCGGCGAGGACGGCATGCGCGCGATCGTGAACCACCCCGACCTGCGGGACCTGCCCTTCGCGCTCGAGACACCGACGGAGGACGGCCGCGGCTTCGCGTGGAACATCGAGAAGGTCCGAGAACTGCGCGACGACGAGTAA
- the pyrE gene encoding orotate phosphoribosyltransferase, with amino-acid sequence MPNQDLIDALRAADAVQFGEFELSHGGTSEYYVDKYLFETDPDCLEQIAEAFADRLDSDDKLGGVALGGVPLAAATSVAAGVPYVIARKQRKEYGTGNLIEGRLAEGEEVVVVEDIVTTGTSLVEAVEALREAGATVERALVVVDREEGGRENVEEAGLEMESLVTASELLESQ; translated from the coding sequence ATGCCCAATCAGGACCTCATCGACGCCCTGCGCGCGGCCGACGCCGTTCAGTTCGGCGAGTTCGAACTCTCCCACGGCGGCACGAGCGAGTACTACGTCGACAAGTACCTCTTCGAGACCGATCCCGACTGCCTCGAGCAGATCGCCGAGGCCTTTGCCGACCGTCTCGATTCGGACGACAAACTCGGCGGCGTCGCGCTGGGCGGCGTGCCCCTCGCGGCCGCGACGAGCGTGGCGGCCGGCGTCCCCTACGTCATCGCGCGCAAGCAGCGCAAGGAGTACGGGACCGGGAACCTGATCGAGGGTCGCCTCGCCGAGGGCGAGGAGGTCGTCGTCGTCGAGGACATCGTGACGACGGGGACGAGCCTCGTCGAGGCCGTCGAGGCGCTTCGGGAGGCCGGCGCGACCGTCGAGCGCGCGCTCGTCGTCGTCGACCGCGAGGAGGGCGGCCGCGAGAACGTCGAGGAGGCCGGACTCGAGATGGAATCGCTGGTCACCGCGAGCGAGTTACTCGAGAGTCAGTAA
- the thrS gene encoding threonine--tRNA ligase translates to MSEQDSQEQVAVVLPDGSELAVDAGATVEDCAYEIGPGLGSDTVAGKLDGDLVAKEQPVYDGAELEIVTDGSEESLEVMRHSAAHCLAQAVERLYDAEEVKLAIGPPTDEGFYYDFDNLDIDEEDLADLEAEMEEIIAADYEIEREEVSIEEAEERLADEPYKLELLAEFAEENDTVTFYSQGEWEDLCAGPHVDSTGEIGAIDLLEIAGAYWRGDEENTMQTRIYGTAFEDESDLEDFLERKQEAEKRDHRRIGNEMDLFSIQDVTGPGLPLYHPAGKTVLSELEEFVKDLNEDAGYDYVETPHVFKTDLWHRSGHYENYADDMFIFDVGDDEFGLKPMNCPGHAAIFQDHSWSYRDLPIRYAENGKVYRKEQRGELSGLSRVWAFTIDDGHLFIRPDQIRQEVEEIMDMITDVLETFDLDYEMALATRPEKSVGSDEIWDRAEEQLENVLENRAHEYEIEEGDGAFYGPKIDFAFEDAIGRSWDGPTVQLDFNMPERFDLSYVGEDNEEHRPVMIHRALYGSYERFFMMLIEHYEGRFPLWLAPEQVRVLPISDDNLGYAHRVANEFDDFRVEVDGRDSTLERKIRAAHDDRVPYQIIVGDNEEEDGNISVRDRFEDQEYDVEIQAFRDHLEAERDEQRTAPDFLQDE, encoded by the coding sequence ATGTCAGAACAAGATTCACAGGAACAGGTAGCGGTCGTACTGCCCGACGGCTCGGAACTCGCGGTCGACGCCGGCGCGACGGTCGAGGACTGCGCCTACGAGATCGGCCCCGGCCTCGGCAGCGACACGGTCGCCGGCAAACTCGACGGCGACTTAGTCGCCAAGGAACAGCCCGTCTACGACGGTGCCGAACTCGAGATCGTCACCGACGGCTCCGAGGAGTCCCTCGAGGTCATGCGCCACTCCGCGGCTCACTGTCTCGCTCAGGCCGTCGAGCGTCTGTACGACGCCGAGGAGGTCAAGCTCGCGATCGGCCCGCCGACGGACGAGGGCTTCTACTACGACTTCGACAACCTCGATATCGACGAGGAGGACCTCGCGGACCTCGAGGCCGAGATGGAAGAGATCATCGCCGCAGACTACGAGATCGAACGCGAGGAGGTCTCGATCGAGGAGGCCGAGGAGCGTCTGGCCGACGAGCCCTACAAACTCGAACTTCTCGCGGAGTTCGCCGAGGAGAACGACACGGTCACGTTCTACAGCCAGGGCGAGTGGGAGGACCTCTGTGCCGGCCCGCACGTCGACTCGACGGGCGAGATCGGCGCGATCGACCTGCTCGAGATCGCCGGCGCGTACTGGCGCGGCGACGAGGAGAATACGATGCAGACGCGCATCTACGGCACGGCCTTCGAGGACGAGAGCGATCTCGAGGACTTCTTAGAGCGCAAGCAGGAAGCCGAAAAGCGCGACCACCGCCGGATCGGCAACGAGATGGATCTCTTCTCGATTCAGGACGTGACGGGGCCGGGCCTGCCGCTGTATCACCCCGCCGGGAAGACGGTCCTCTCCGAACTCGAGGAGTTCGTCAAGGACCTCAACGAGGACGCGGGCTACGACTACGTCGAGACGCCCCACGTCTTCAAGACGGACCTCTGGCACCGGTCGGGTCACTACGAGAACTACGCCGACGACATGTTCATCTTCGACGTCGGCGACGACGAGTTCGGCCTGAAGCCGATGAACTGCCCCGGCCACGCCGCCATCTTCCAGGATCACTCCTGGAGCTACCGCGACCTGCCGATCCGCTACGCGGAGAACGGGAAAGTCTACCGCAAAGAGCAGCGCGGCGAACTCTCCGGCCTCTCGCGGGTCTGGGCCTTTACGATCGACGACGGCCACCTGTTCATCCGCCCCGACCAGATCCGACAGGAGGTCGAGGAGATCATGGACATGATCACCGACGTGCTCGAGACGTTCGACCTCGACTACGAGATGGCACTCGCCACGCGTCCCGAGAAGTCGGTTGGTTCCGACGAAATCTGGGACCGCGCCGAGGAACAACTCGAGAACGTGCTCGAGAACCGAGCCCACGAGTACGAGATCGAGGAGGGCGACGGCGCGTTCTACGGGCCGAAGATCGACTTCGCGTTCGAGGACGCCATCGGCCGCTCGTGGGACGGCCCGACGGTCCAACTCGACTTCAACATGCCCGAGCGGTTCGACCTCTCTTACGTCGGCGAGGACAACGAGGAACACCGCCCCGTCATGATCCACCGCGCGCTCTACGGCAGCTACGAGCGGTTCTTCATGATGCTCATCGAGCACTACGAAGGTCGGTTCCCGCTCTGGCTCGCGCCCGAGCAGGTCCGCGTGCTGCCCATCTCCGACGACAACCTCGGCTACGCCCACCGCGTCGCAAACGAGTTCGACGACTTCCGCGTCGAGGTCGACGGTCGCGACAGCACCTTAGAGCGGAAGATCCGCGCGGCCCACGACGACCGGGTCCCCTACCAGATCATCGTCGGCGACAACGAGGAGGAGGACGGCAACATCTCCGTTCGCGACCGCTTCGAGGACCAGGAGTACGATGTCGAGATCCAGGCGTTCCGCGACCATCTCGAGGCCGAGCGCGACGAGCAGCGGACGGCGCCGGACTTCCTGCAGGACGAGTAG
- a CDS encoding universal stress protein, whose amino-acid sequence MTRHVLVAVDDSAQSTAALEFACTEYPDATITALYVLDPGDFYAVGGVEGTAINYDEVQGHHEERAEGILDDAREQAAEHGLEIETDHVIGGVSRSIVDYADEQDIDHIVVGSHGRTGASRILLGSVAETVARRSPVPVTIVR is encoded by the coding sequence ATGACACGGCACGTCCTCGTAGCGGTTGACGACTCGGCACAGTCGACTGCGGCGCTCGAGTTCGCCTGTACGGAGTATCCGGACGCGACGATCACCGCGCTGTACGTTCTCGACCCCGGTGACTTCTACGCCGTCGGCGGCGTCGAAGGGACCGCGATCAACTACGACGAGGTACAGGGCCATCACGAGGAGCGCGCCGAGGGGATTCTGGACGATGCACGGGAACAGGCCGCCGAACACGGCCTCGAGATCGAGACCGATCACGTCATCGGCGGCGTCTCACGGTCGATCGTCGACTACGCCGACGAGCAGGATATCGACCACATCGTGGTCGGCAGCCACGGCCGAACCGGCGCGAGCCGCATTCTGCTTGGCAGCGTCGCCGAGACGGTCGCCCGCCGGTCGCCGGTTCCGGTGACGATCGTCCGGTAA
- a CDS encoding GNAT family N-acetyltransferase — protein sequence MQAIEKPRFETDAQERLYDYVERNGAVTTDDLEAAFSMESRRLTESIAALEADGYLESDDGLLRIAIETGAETEHTIEGLTFTIRPAEQSDLRGLVSVMREVAEENDYLVAETVVDLLDREEVVFRHNDIESRIFFVATVDDEVVGWVHLRSPNFEKLAHTAELTMGVLEEYRGHGIGSQLMERGLKWADSNGYEKVYQSVPATNQDAVRFLEDHRWETEAIRQAHYKIDGNYVAEQMMGVML from the coding sequence ATGCAGGCGATCGAAAAACCCCGGTTCGAAACCGACGCACAGGAACGGCTCTACGACTACGTCGAACGAAACGGCGCCGTCACCACCGACGACCTCGAGGCGGCGTTCTCGATGGAGTCCCGCCGACTGACGGAGTCGATCGCCGCGCTCGAGGCCGACGGCTATCTCGAGTCCGACGACGGCCTCCTTCGGATCGCGATCGAGACCGGTGCGGAGACGGAGCACACGATCGAGGGACTCACGTTCACGATCCGGCCAGCCGAGCAGAGCGACCTGCGGGGGCTCGTCAGCGTGATGCGCGAGGTCGCCGAGGAGAACGACTACCTCGTCGCGGAGACCGTCGTCGACTTGCTCGACCGCGAGGAGGTCGTCTTTCGGCACAACGACATCGAATCCCGGATCTTCTTCGTCGCCACCGTCGACGACGAGGTCGTCGGCTGGGTCCACCTCCGCTCGCCCAACTTCGAGAAACTCGCCCACACCGCCGAACTCACGATGGGCGTCCTCGAGGAGTATCGCGGCCACGGGATCGGCAGCCAACTGATGGAGCGCGGGCTCAAGTGGGCCGACTCGAACGGCTACGAGAAGGTCTATCAGAGCGTCCCCGCGACGAACCAGGACGCCGTCCGGTTCCTCGAGGACCACCGCTGGGAGACCGAGGCCATTCGGCAGGCCCACTACAAGATCGACGGTAACTACGTCGCCGAACAGATGATGGGCGTCATGCTGTGA